Below is a genomic region from Biomphalaria glabrata chromosome 3, xgBioGlab47.1, whole genome shotgun sequence.
TTGTTAGGATGGGTATTTTAATTCATTCTTCAGAAGTGCCCAGTAGCAAAGGCATCATCGATTTTAGTAGAATGGTTTaagtattaattttaaaaccatTCTATAATCtgtatttgtatattattttgtgcctcaaattaaaaaaaaaaaatttatgctGAAAACACACACCTGCATTGTAATCAAACTCAATTTAAAGTATTCAACTCAATATAATTATCTAATCTTACCACTCAGCCCACTCAAAGAGTAAACAAGTTTAGAGGAAATAGCAGATGAAAACAAATTGATGAGAGGAAAAAGTGAAGTAAGGAGAGacataaattaaaataacagaCATTTTGAgtgtaataaaaaagaataatatttatatagattatatttatataaatctaattaaatttttaagaacaagaaaagataatattttgtaacttccaaaatgaaatttcagagatgaaatatatatttttaaaaattgattactaGAAATACTGAAGATTATGAGttcataaaagtattttataaaatgaagtATTATTGAACTGTAGTATTTTGTAGTATTAGAGTTGTTAATaattttaactgtttacaatgTCCATCATAAATATTAGAAGAAAAATATCAGAAGTGACAGAAGACAGACAActgataaatatatatctatcttggaaatatgttcaaaataatataataaaatctccatagatctatttttttaaactggatGCAAATGTGTCTTATGTTTGAGTAggcaatgtaaatatttaacatCATGATGTATCACCAACCTTTTTTTCAGATGTGCTATGTTCATGTCTAGTCACCTTTTTCATTGTTCATGACATTCTAAGATGATTCTTATCTCCTATTtgtaagtagatctactatTCAACTATTGTAGTATAtaactagatatagattctGTATCAAtattagtttatattattatatactatatatcTCGATTTTATATGAACAGCTAATCTATAGGCTATACTGCTATAGATATAGTCAAATCTGCTATTGACTATTGAAACCTTTTCATTCcagaatttttaaaacaaaatcagaaAAATAAACTGGTAAACTAAtctaataaatttataaatggCCACTAAAATGTGACTAATGCGTATGGTATTCTCATAGGTAAAGACACACATTGTACTTATCATTGTAGGATGTCTATGATTAAATTATAACACATCTGACCAAGTAAGGGAAAACCAAGTGTAACATTTCCTACCAGTCTGCTATTTTACAACAGATGTTACCCAAGATCAATATTACTAGAGAAAAGCACAAATGACCTGGATTTCTTTCATAATATTCCTCAAGAAGCTTTGACATAGCACTCTCCATGTACAGAAGATTGAAATAGGGGCAATAACcaatgatatttttttgtttgaattaattcaatagaattttattcatatagagagtatagatctagaacggAGTTACTACCATCACTGCCCAGCATTTTATTTcatagtttatagatctagaataatatacatagatctacaatagATCACTTCAGTTGCATCACTGATCAGAGTTAGATTCAGTTATAAGATTTTACTCCAACGACCCATTCGACAAAGaaataatagatagatattaaacaaattaaagacgtttttttttgtaattttatttcacagcttttttttttttaaacttgtggTACCATATTTATTTTCGCGGGTTTCATGCGTCGACAGAATCACGCATTCATGTCCAATGGGaaggaatgcagtttttttcattggtaTTAGTGTTGGATGGCTGACGTCtgccaaaatttaaaaagcacAAGGGTTCTTAAAAAAAGgtcgatgaaaaaaaaaaaggatagtgttaacattatatataacaatggaataagtctagatctagactagttgaCATACTAAATTGTTACGTTTTCTCCCAGTTTTAAAACCAAAAGCTTGGCAGAAACTGTTTCCATGACAACAGTCCACCTCTTTAAATATGGATTACTTGTACTTATTAAATTTATTCTCTTCAATATATAGTCTATACACTACTACTTATTACTAGTCTACAGGTCTTGTAGGCTACACATAATAATATGATAATAGCAACAACAGACATACAAGTGATAAAATCAATGAAATAACAAACACTGTTGAAAGAGAATAGAATCTACGTTTTACTGGTTTAAAATTCACtgcaattgaaaacaaaatccaTAAATAACTAATTTACATGATCTACTTGAAGCGTTTCTCAAACGTTCTTTCTAGGTGAGTTCATGAACTTAAGTGCAACCACAAGTCAAAAAAGTTTCACtttcaataacaacaaaacaaacaattgctggaatttaaagaaacaaaaaatgatgaagaacaaaagaaaagactCAATTATTTACCACGTTTAAAGGAAAACTAGGAGGCGAAAATAATCACGAGACAAACAAATTTAAGGATGATGTCTTTGTAAAAGTATTGCGCtcataaaaaacaaaagggtGGTGGGTTATAGGTTACGTGTTATATTTGTGCGTGTTGGATGCATTGCTAAAACAAATTtcaatttccaaatataaataaaagaaaatgacaagAGCATACATCAagatatgaaattaaataaaataatcttcatttacaAATAAGCTCCATTTAGGATTACATGATTAGTAAAATTGGTTAGGGTTGAAAATATCTCATTCGTAACTGGAGTAACAATATATTTGTATGAATAAAGACAATGTTAGCATGAAATTAGGAAAATGACAATTacgaattagaaaaaaaaagcacagaaattatatttcataataattgaaaatttaaaaaatatatataggccctatgACCCGGGCCATTATCAGTATGGCACGTTTTATAAGTAATCAAAATCTAGGCCTAACTGATGAGACTAAAGTTAAAATAAACTGTCATTTCAAAATTACATCTAGTAGGCCCCTAATTCTCATTAACTAATTTTACATTATCTGGCTGACTAGTCTTGTCAGAAGTAATTATATGTGTCGAATAGATATACACACAGACTCACAAATGAACCCAGTtaagtaaatatatattatatatatatatatatatatatatatatatatatatatatatatatatatatatatatatatatattatatagttataTCCTTCggttgtaaaaatattttttttatataaccaACCAAAAACAAAAGGTGACAAATTTGAAATCAATACTGCTCCAAATGTGACACTATTATTCTATGCAAGATTTATATTCAGTTCAATAAATTAAGTTCCCCAAAATACAATCGATGTGTGCCAACTAAcgggcatattttttttttaggactaaaTACATGGCAAAAATGATATTTATGGTTCAGAATAACACAGCCTAGTCTTTGATCTACGATGGCAATTTATATAAACtaagatttaagaaaaaaacaactacattgTCTCTAAGCCCTACTAAAAACATATGTTCAACAAACAGATTTCTCCGAAGCTGTCCTGTTATCTGGTAACTTTGTATGCTCTGCCAGCAGAGTAGCCTCTTTCACGTCATTCTCCTGCTGGACTACGTGCAGTAAGTGATACGGGTCAGGACCAAGCATCCAGCAGTCTGAGGGTGTCAAGGAGAACTGCCCCGTCCAAGAAGACTTTGACACAACGAGTAGTGACACGTTGGCGGGGTACTGGGGCAATTTTCCCAAACGATAAACGGACTGACAGTAGGCACTGACGTGACTTTCAACTGTCTTGAACTCAGCAACTTCTTCATAAAACAGGGAACCTTGCCCGGAGATTCGTTGCCAGAGAGTCTGATTAAAGTAATGAAAAAGTCGATAATCTATGCTGCTCCAGTTGCGATAAATGTCAACAACATGTGGGTCAATCTTTGTGACGTCGAAATCATACCTGGCCACGTTGGCCCTGATAAACAGGATGTCTCTGAAAGCCCAGCACATGAGTCTACGGAGGAGAATGAGAGACTCGTAAAAGTATTCCACAATCATGATCAGACCAAACTTTTTGTCCAGGTGTTTCAAGTACTGGTCTACAGCATCAGGGTCGTTGGAGATGTCCTTGGTGCCAGGAGGGAACCCCAGCGGCATGCCGTGGCAATGGGACATCAAGTTCCTGGTAAAGGAGAACCCAGCCGGGTAGCAGAAGAGCCTTTCTTTATTCAAGGGTGAAGCGTAATGAGACTCGTACTTTTCCACGTGCGTAAAGTACTCGACAACCGGGTTAGTCACATTCTGCGGCACACCAGCGACCAAGTGGATTTTGAAGTACTGAAATATGGACAGAACATGAGTCCAAGGCTCACGAACAATGCTGATGTAGATGGTATCCGCAGGCATGATCTCGCCCATGACCGTCTCCGAGAATACCGAGTGGTCTGTCAGAATGTTGTAGCCACGGCTGGATGGACGGAAGTCCCGTTTGGTCATCGGATAAGGCCAATTAAGATACAGCCTGTTTCTGAGGGGGGAAACAAAGGAGAGGTTCCTGGTGTAGCCAAAGCGGTAGAAGACGCCCAGGAGAGTCGAGGTAGCACACTTCATTCCTTTGATGAACACAAAATTTGTCTTCTCTTTACACGAGCTACCCACGTGACTGAACGTATCTAGGAATGAATCCTGGCGTGAATTATTGTCACTGATGCTACTCCTCGAGTCCAGGAGTGTCGGAACAATTGAGATTTTGCCGTAAAGCAAACACAATGTGAAAGTCAGATACCATAAAACAGAGACAGTGAACAAGACAATCAAAGTTTTGTGCTTCACCCTCACCAGTCTACGACACCTGGATACTTCAAAACACATTctgatgtttgtttttaagttggACGTGAAATTGTCAACATTTCTTGAACAGTTCGACTTATCAACAAAATTTATATCCGAAGGAATGCAGCTACTTCAAGGTTTGTTATAAGCGAAATACTTGACAAATGTAGTGGTCAGGGTTTAAATGTTGGGACTTGTTTAGCCTTGAAATGAATAAAAGGTGAAATGAAGTCTGTTAAGAAGTAGTTCACAAGCGAACGCTATTTCCATTTCGACCTGTGGATTGCATGGGAGTAGAATTCTGCCCACTTTTCATGAAGACGTTTGACACGTAGTTTAATTATCttgttagttaaaaataacATCTTATACAGTCCTCCTCAGACATGTCTGATAAGCAAGAGCAAGTACTGGAACTATGCAatttattgaagaaaaaaaaatccatcatTCCTTTTCTAACAAACCATTTTATaatccaatatatatatatatatatatatatatatcatacagTATAGAAAATAGTTGATTAAACTGAATTGCACAAAATCGCTAGCTAAAAACACACGGTGAACAGTTATCTTGAAAATATCAACAAAGAACAAGAAACTGGAGAACTGTTAGAAAGTAACTAGAACGAGTGATCTAACTATCCTGCACACTACAATTCAAAGTAGTCTGTAACACGTGACCATCCACCAAATGTTACTGTCAACAAAGCTTGTCCAAAAACGATTTACTTTCCTTGTCAATACTTGTATTGATAATGGTTAGAAAACAAATCGAAGCTGATCAGGTAGCTACAGACGTTAGGATAGGAAGAAGACAATGGTCCCATGCTGAGTCCAAGGAGGACATATTCTATATAACATAGTTGAAAGTTGAAGTGGACCTCTGGTTAGCTCCTTTAGTTTGAGGCAATGTCTATAACGTCTGTAACACACATTGGTTTCAAAGCCTCATTTAGCCATTCAACAATTACGAGGCTTACTCGATGACGTTTCTTGGAGATCAGGAGTGGTGGGACCAGGGTGACATAATTTGAAGCTGGGCTATTTAAGCTTTTTATATTAGTTCACTTTTTAAACTGTTTTCAAATGTTAATACACATTAAACTTTCAAGTAAccactttatttatttctttgtagattacatacacaaaaattaaaacacacacgcacaattCTCCTAGAAATATAAGTGATAAAAATTCACACAACTGTAagtaactattttgttttgatttaaatAGGTCAACTTATTCCAAGACTTTTATAACCAATATATCTAATAGTTTTCCCATGTATTTAGATTTGGTAGAATGTTGTTTCAATTCAATCAGATGCCAATGTTTCACATGGCATATGAACAAAAATTCATAACATTTGcattattttgtatgtaaaGCCAAGTTGCTAAATTGACAGCAACTACATGAACGGTCATAACATGAGGTACATCCTGGACATTTAGAAAATACagacttttataaaaaaagatacactttgaaatatt
It encodes:
- the LOC106056996 gene encoding galactose-3-O-sulfotransferase 2-like, which codes for MCFEVSRCRRLVRVKHKTLIVLFTVSVLWYLTFTLCLLYGKISIVPTLLDSRSSISDNNSRQDSFLDTFSHVGSSCKEKTNFVFIKGMKCATSTLLGVFYRFGYTRNLSFVSPLRNRLYLNWPYPMTKRDFRPSSRGYNILTDHSVFSETVMGEIMPADTIYISIVREPWTHVLSIFQYFKIHLVAGVPQNVTNPVVEYFTHVEKYESHYASPLNKERLFCYPAGFSFTRNLMSHCHGMPLGFPPGTKDISNDPDAVDQYLKHLDKKFGLIMIVEYFYESLILLRRLMCWAFRDILFIRANVARYDFDVTKIDPHVVDIYRNWSSIDYRLFHYFNQTLWQRISGQGSLFYEEVAEFKTVESHVSAYCQSVYRLGKLPQYPANVSLLVVSKSSWTGQFSLTPSDCWMLGPDPYHLLHVVQQENDVKEATLLAEHTKLPDNRTASEKSVC